Proteins from a single region of Esox lucius isolate fEsoLuc1 chromosome 13, fEsoLuc1.pri, whole genome shotgun sequence:
- the casp3 gene encoding caspase-3 isoform X1: MTYDWLLLVKKTTANFHVRSRTVVKFSTIKGVVKVFALRLCAMSQVMDHGAGSQGDHVDAKGVPAQRPLCPSLPHFSTEDNKMDATPSADVYKYNMNYPSIGQCVIINNKNFDKITGMSCRSGTDVDAAHAMKLFTGLGYKIKFVNDQSVKQIQDLLLKVSQEDHSQSASFVCVLLSHGEDGVLYGTDGIVQLKKLTSLFKGDCCKTLVGKPKLFFIQACRGSELDGGIETDSVANDSQERIPVEADFLYAYSTAPGYYSWRNTQNGSWFMQALFKMFQQYGKTLEVMQIMTRVNHMVALNFESSSSTPGFSCKKQIPCIVSMLTKELYFPS; the protein is encoded by the exons ATGACTTATGATTGGCTGCTTTTGGTCAAGAAAACGACTGCTAACTTCCACGTAAGGAGTCGAACTGTTGTTAAGTTCAG tACAATTAAAGGTGTGGTAAAAGTGTTTGCCTTAAGACTTTGTGCCATGTCTCAAGTGATGGACCATGGTGCTGGTTCCCAAGGGGATCATGTGGATGCCAAAGGAGTGCCTGCACAAAG GCCATTGTGTCCCTCTTTGCCACATTTCTCTACAGAGGATAATAAAATGGATGCTACGCCTTCAGCGGATGTGTACAAATATAATATGAACTACCCAAGCATTGGGCAGTGCGTCATTATCAACAACAAGAACTTTGACAAAATCACAG GGATGAGTTGTCGCAGTGGAACAGACGTGGATGCAGCGCATGCAATGAAATTGTTCACTGGTTTGGGGTACAAAATtaagtttgtcaatgaccagTCAGTGAAACAGATACAAGATCTGCTTCTGAAAG TTTCTCAAGAAGACCACAGCCAATCGGcctcctttgtgtgtgttttgctgaGCCATGGTGAGGATGGGGTGCTCTATGGCACAGATGGCATAGTACAACTCAAGAAACTCACCTCACTTTTCAAGGGTGATTGCTGCAAAACATTGGTGGGCAAGCCCAAGCTCTTTTTCATTCAG GCATGCCGTGGCAGTGAGCTGGATGGTggcatagagacagacagtgttgcTAATGACTCCCAAGAAAGGATTCCTGTGGAGGCAGACTTCTTGTACGCTTATTCTACAGCCCCAG GCTATTACTCCTGGAGGAACACCCAGAATGGCTCCTGGTTCATGCAAGCcctctttaaaatgtttcaacaaTATGGAAAAACATTGGAGGTCATGCAGATCATGACACGTGTCAACCACATGGTGGCACTCAACTTTGAGTCATCCTCCAGCACACCTGGCTTCTCATGCAAAAAACAGATCCCTTGCATTGTTTCTATGCTGACCAAAGAGCTCTACTTCCCAAGTTAA
- the vamp8 gene encoding vesicle-associated membrane protein 8 yields MNKDLEQGDVVEQNKVKTLQSQVDGVKDIMTQNVDRILARGERLDDLMGKSEDLEAGAQNFKHTSQKVARAYWWKNMKLWVLIVVIVLVIILIIVLLSTGVIPTSSTSPTTPTKAP; encoded by the exons ATGAATAAAGATCTG gagcagggcgATGTTGTGGAGCAGAACAAGGTGAAAACCCTCCAGTCTCAGGTTGATGGGGTGAAGGATATAATGACCCAGAATGTGGACAGGATACTGGCCCGTGGAGAGAGGCTGGATGACCTGATGGGCAAGTCAGAGGACCTTGAGGCCGGG GCTCAGAACTTCAAACACACGTCCCAGAAGGTGGCTCGTGCCTACTGGTGGAAGAACATGAAGTTGTGGGTGTTGATTGTGGTCATCGTCCTTGTCATCATTCTCATCATAGTACTGCTGTCCACTGGCGTCATCCCCACCAGCTCAACAAGTCCCACTACACCCACTAAAGCGCCCTAA
- the ncaph gene encoding condensin complex subunit 2, protein MSASSTPVSRVRQWASPPLKYKGASPAASSTPLLASFPGNDDELERRQRRRSRVIDLQAAVDSSVNESATHSNIGTPAAVPKLSNAQISEHYSTCIKLSTENKITTKNAFGLHLIDYMADILKQKDSELTNFKVAAGTLDASTKIYAVRVDAVHADAYRVLGGLGAETKPGEEHGAGDEGEQEDGAGGELAAKQVVKKKRPHKKTVEQNLSNINSLESERRCEVDPMFQRMASSFDESSTAGVFLSVLFSEDSRCELLFPSHMTLLHSRAPCSQIPSQHVPATPFTGGLQRTQEKISICPSLADFSFTSWNPDHTMNQMLEKMKQGDHVFDLNAEAEPDEDECQDFGDDFDGDCEEGQMDCGGQGSKEQKDSCEAGGLGRGRDVIPIGEGDIATMCLQLSDQPREYSYFSPRTMATWAGPGYWRFKPLHKKDNLPEKEGRKRKPKKILEIDFNDSVNFETYFRTTRAATTNTKSALSTSNKKTTLAADFQFSPETLSQFSSKPTSTLCKEGQKRLSGELGEGIGDYDYNNANDTANFCPGLQGGDSDDDGGEGFSGGADDSQPSVDNPTSSQDHDNVSTYGEDDLVPEPHRVNKIEINYAKTAKKMDMKRLKNTMWSLLTDSIENPAKEVQNIQSSEVSGEKVFSQTTKTLLQSLPPTMAQNLSVPLAFVALLHLANEKNLELVKVDDMSDIIIKQGR, encoded by the exons ATGAGTGCATCCTCCACACCTGTCTCCCGGGTGCGCCAGTGGGCTTCACCGCCTCTGAAGTACAAAGGCGCCTCTCCCGCCGCAAGCAGCACCCCCCTCCTCGCATCCTTCCCCGGCAACGATGATGAGCTGGAGCGGCGTCAGAGGCGCAGGTCACGGGTCATTGATCTGCAAGCCGCGGTGGACTCCTCTGTTAATGAATCTGCCACACATAG CAACATTGGGACCCCTGCTGCTGTTCCTAAGCTGTCAAATGCGCAGATCTCAGAGCATTACTCTACCTGCATCAAGCTCTCCACTGAAAAT AAAATTACTACCAAGAATGCCTTTGGTCTACACCTGATTGACTACATGGCTGacatcctcaaacagaaagaTTCTGAGCTCACAAACTTTAAG gTGGCAGCGGGTACCTTAGATGCCAGCACCAAGATTTACGCGGTCAGAGTGGATGCTGTCCATGCTGATGCCTACAGAGTGCTCGGAGGGCTTGGTGCTGAGACCAAGCCTGGGGAAG AGCACGGAGCAGGAGATGAGGGAGAGCAAGAGGATGGGGCAGGAGGAGAACTGGCTGCTAAGCAGGTCGTGAAGAAAAAGAGGCCTCATAAGAAGACTGTGGAGCAGAACCTGAGCAACATCAATAGCTTGGAGTCTGAGAGGAGATGTGAA GTAGACCCCATGTTCCAGCGCATGGCGTCATCCTTTGATGAGAGCAGCACTGCAGGTGTCTTCCTTTCAGTACTGTTCAGTGAGGACAGTCGCTGTGAGCTGCTCTTCCCTTCCCACATGACCCTGCTTCACTCCAGGGCACCTTGCTCCCAGATTCCCTCACAGCATGTCCCCGCCACGCCCTTCACAG GTGGTCTCCAGCGGACCCAGGAGAAGATCTCTATTTGCCCCTCCCTGGCCGACTTCTCCTTCACCAGCTGGAACCCTGACCAC ACAATGAACCAGATGCTGGAGAAGATGAAGCAGGGGGATCACGTGTTTGACCTGAACGCTGAGGCAGAGCCAGACGAGGATGAGTGTCAGGACTTTGGGGATGACTTTGATGGAGACTGTGAGGAGGGTCAAAtggactgtggaggccagggcTCCAAGGAGCAAAAGGACTCCTGTGAGGCAGGAGGGCTTGGGAGAGGAAG GGATGTCATTCCTATTGGAGAGGGCGATATAGCCACCATGTGCCTGCAGTTGTCTGACCAGCCCAGGGAGTACTCGTACTTCAGCCCCAGGACTATGGCTACCTGGGCAGGACCTGGTTACTGGCGCTTCAAACCTCTGCACAAGA AGGACAACCTTCCAGAGAAGGAGGGTCGAAAGAGGAAGCCTAAGAAGATCTTAGAAATCGACTTTAATGACAGTGTCAACTTTGAAACCTACTTCCGCACCACTAGA GCTGCTACCACTAACACCAAGTCAGCCCTCAGCACTAGCAACAAGAAGACGACGCTGGCTGCAGACTTCCAGTTCTCGCCTGAGACCCTGTCCCAATTCAGCTCTAAGCCCACCAGCACA TTGTGTAAAGAGGGCCAGAAGCGGTTGTCTGGTGAACTGGGAGAAGGCATTGGAGACTACGACTACAACAACGCCAACGACACAGCCAACTTCTGCCCTGGCCTGCAG GGCGGAGacagtgatgatgatggtggtgagggGTTCAGTGGGGGCGCAGATGACAGCCAGCCTTCTGTAGATAACCCCACCTCCTCACAAGACCATGACAACGTGTCCACCTATGGGGAGGATGACCTGGTCCCAGAGCCTCACAGG GTGAACAAAATTGAAATAAACTATGCCAAGACTGCCAAGAAGATGGATATGAAGAGACTCAAGAATACTATGTGGAgtcttttgactgacagcataGAAAATCCAGCAAAG GAGGTGCAGAACATTCAGAGTTCAGAGGTGTCTGGAGAGAAAGTCTTCAGTCAAACCACAAAGACATTGCTTCAAAG CTTGCCTCCCACCATGGCTCAGAACCTGTCCGTGCCCCTGGCCTTTGTTGCTCTGCTGCATTTGGCCAATGAGAAG AATTTGGAGCTGGTCAAGGTGGATGATATGTCCGATATCATCATCAAGCAAGGTCGATAA
- the casp3 gene encoding caspase-3 (The RefSeq protein has 2 substitutions compared to this genomic sequence) produces MDHGAGSQGDHVDAKGVPAQRPLCPSLPHFSTEDNKMDATPSADVYKYNMNYPSIGQCVIINNKNFDKITGMSCRSGTDVDAAHAMKLFTGLGYKIKFVNDQSVKQIQDLLLKVSQEDHSQSASFVCVLLSHGDDGVLYGTDGIVQLKKLTSLFKGDCCKTLVGKPKLFFIQACRGSELDGGIETDSVANDSQERIPVEADFLYAYSTAPGYYSWRNTQNGSWFMQALFKMFQQYGKTLEVMQIMTRVNHMVALNFESSSSTPGFSCKKQIPCIVPMLTKELYFPS; encoded by the exons ATGGACCATGGTGCTGGTTCCCAAGGGGATCATGTGGATGCCAAAGGAGTGCCTGCACAAAG GCCATTGTGTCCCTCTTTGCCACATTTCTCTACAGAGGATAATAAAATGGATGCTACGCCTTCAGCGGATGTGTACAAATATAATATGAACTACCCAAGCATTGGGCAGTGCGTCATTATCAACAACAAGAACTTTGACAAAATCACAG GGATGAGTTGTCGCAGTGGAACAGACGTGGATGCAGCGCATGCAATGAAATTGTTCACTGGTTTGGGGTACAAAATtaagtttgtcaatgaccagTCAGTGAAACAGATACAAGATCTGCTTCTGAAAG TTTCTCAAGAAGACCACAGCCAATCGGcctcctttgtgtgtgttttgctgaGCCATGGTGAGGATGGGGTGCTCTATGGCACAGATGGCATAGTACAACTCAAGAAACTCACCTCACTTTTCAAGGGTGATTGCTGCAAAACATTGGTGGGCAAGCCCAAGCTCTTTTTCATTCAG GCATGCCGTGGCAGTGAGCTGGATGGTggcatagagacagacagtgttgcTAATGACTCCCAAGAAAGGATTCCTGTGGAGGCAGACTTCTTGTACGCTTATTCTACAGCCCCAG GCTATTACTCCTGGAGGAACACCCAGAATGGCTCCTGGTTCATGCAAGCcctctttaaaatgtttcaacaaTATGGAAAAACATTGGAGGTCATGCAGATCATGACACGTGTCAACCACATGGTGGCACTCAACTTTGAGTCATCCTCCAGCACACCTGGCTTCTCATGCAAAAAACAGATCCCTTGCATTGTTTCTATGCTGACCAAAGAGCTCTACTTCCCAAGTTAA